Below is a genomic region from Brassica rapa cultivar Chiifu-401-42 chromosome A08, CAAS_Brap_v3.01, whole genome shotgun sequence.
CACCGTTATCAATATCAACAGACGGCTAAAGAACAAACCTAATGACTTTAGTTGACGTGGGACACAAGAAACAACCGAAAGAGAGGTGAGAAAATCCTGATGTGGTTTGAAATCGCCATAGATCGATCTAACTACAgcggaatattttttttttctttcgcaGTGGCAAGAAGAGAAAACAATATCTTAAAACTTCTTGTGCTATAGGGCTTTTAGGATTTGTGGTCTTGGTCAACGGCATTAGGGTTTTTAGAAAACTAagagtatattttaaaatcaaacttTCTGAGTAAAGTGTGCGGTATATATCAACTCAAACTCAAGTCTTGTTTCTCTTTTTCTGTCGTTTATAGACTGAACATCTTGAGTTTAGGCTGGAACAATGAATCGACATATTGATTTCTTTTGTTGATCAAAACGATTATTCCCTTCACATCAAATATGTAACTCAAAAAGTATATATACTAGTAATCATGTAATGTAAACACTGCAATGTATGATAAAACCATTGAAAGAATCAATTAAATAAGTAGAATAGAGTTACAACACCAATAAACCAACATAAGTGATGAATATTATTGCATGCCGTGTCGCATTGACAATCTGCTTATTCTATATAGGTtaataatctaaaaaaaaacaaacataaaataagcAAAATAGTACATGCATGATATTAGAAATCATCAAGACCATTATCGGGCTGAATCCGTGCTTGTGGGTTGGCGTTATAGCAAAGCCATACACAAAAACCGCTGATAATGATCGACCCAACGATGGCGGCTGCCAGGCCTAAGGCTACGAAGATAGTCCCCATAGCCATACTGTGTCTCAACCTGCACACAAACTCACACCAAAGTTTATTCTTTGTAAAATTGTaactatcttcttctttttcttgggtgcaaactatatatataccttGACATGTATACTATACAtgttttacccaaaaaaaaatatgtatactaTACATGTATAGTTTAGGTGATTTTTGTAAATGAATCGGTGGAATATTGAAGTTTTACATTTTGTCATTTAGGAATATTAGCTAGAGAAATTTGGAAATTTTTAGATTTAGTCATTGAGCCGGGCCCTATAGCATTAGCAGCAGAAGCCGTTgcttagagcatcattatcccaACAATCATTAAAGttgcttaaatttttttttttctttttcttttgtcaaaataaaaaattaaaaaatacaccATTTGCGGGTTACAACGTGTTGGTGGGACCCGCAAACAGTAGAAGTAACAAAGAAAAGGAAGTGTTATTTTGGGTATTGAAAGGATGTTGCTTGTGTTTTTGGTGGGACCTCAAGCCATAAACAACCTTTTTTAAGAGGGATAAAGATGCTCTTAAGGCCTTCAACACACACACGAGCCATCTATAAGATGGTTTTGTTCCGTATTACCATGCATGCATACAACTAATTAATTAACTAACGTGCATGCATATTGTATgtggtaaataattaattatataaatgttGCTTGTCAACAAGTAATTTTGTAAAGCCTCAGTCAAAATAAGCGATTCAAGCAAAAATGTTACAAATGATAAAGGGACGTGGTAGTTGGTACATCACATGGATTCAATCTCTTAATGTGTAAATCTCTGAGCAGCTTCTTTGGGGCCTAAAACCAATTGAAAATTAAGTAGGTTGAACGAGATAGGGAGAAGGATATGAAGTACAAACTTGTGTTGCAAGCAAGGGTTATATACCAATGTGTAAACTGACAAACAAATTAGATAGACTAAAGAAGTACTAATCAGTTCCATCTTATACAACAATTAACTATGTTCGCTACAATGAAACACAGATGACAAGTATACATCCTTACCAACCACAGTTGCATAAACTTAAGGATCAGGCTAATGCAACTTATTACTATAGGTTGAATCTCAAAGAAGGAGAACAGAAGCTATACCATTTTCAGAGTATCCACAGCAGCTGTTTTCCCAACTCAGTATATAAGTCTTCTTGTGCAGATGGACCTTCCGCTGGGTTAAAttataaaccaaaccaaatatctattattttttttactgaaaaCTAACCTTTTGATTCACTGAGTTCGATGAGCATCTCAAACACAAATCAATTAGGAACCAAAGTATTGTTCTGTCTGTTCATGAGTGATGATCAAAACCATCCATCACCACAACCAAAACCAATAACTTTATCACAACCATTCCAAGAACGACAAGTCGAATGAGAAAATGATGTCGTAttgttcatcatcatcagagtCTTGAAAGGGTTTTCTCCTTCATGATCTCATTTGCATCATCTCTACCTCTACAGGACTGATCGTGTTAAAGAGAGAGCATCAGCTTTCTTGGAGAGTTCTCCACAAATTCAACAACTTCCATACTGATACACGAAACTGTTGATGTGATTTTGCATGTTTTCACTAGCGGTGGTCCATTCTTTCTCAAGCTCACTCATCTGCTGCTTCAGTTGCTCGTGTGGACTTTTCTCTCCTTCGTCTAATTTACTTCACtaacaactaaaagagtagaatGAAGACAGAACTTGGTTTATAAAATGGACAAATCTGATTAGATCTCACTAACCAATTTTGATTTTACTCCTTAACTGAATTATAAAATTCCAAATTTGACTATTCAAACATTCTACAAGCATTGCACATTATATTAACATAAATGCAAACAAACGATTCAGAAACAAATAGATTCTCATAGATCATCAGAGTTAGATGAAAGTTCAGAACTCAATGGTTAAGAGGTAAAAAAAAGAGTTGGAGATGTCTCCCATCACACCTTTCCCATCTTGAGCATCATAGTAGAAGAAGTTCTTTACTGGGTCTCCTTTGCCTGATACTGCTTTGATCACTTCCTGCAACCCCTCTCATGTCAGCCAAATCACAAGTTTCTAGTTAGAAGATATACAAATATgccaaaaagagagagagaaacctgTGCTAATATTCCTCCTACAATGGCACAAGCTGGTGGGAATTTGATATTACAACTGATAAGCCTCTCCAAGAGACTATCTGGTTCTCGCTCACAGACTGTCGCAGCAATATTCAGTTTCACAGTGAGCTTTGTGTGACGTTTACAAAGAATTGAAAACAGAAACAGAAAGAAGCACTCACGTTAGCCTCACAGAGTTTCTTTTTGATTTCCAACACTGTGGCAAGATCAAGCAGTGAGCATTCACTCTCCTCAAGCACTTCTATAACTGCAATATTAGCACCAAAGATTAGTGTGTGTTGTATGTATCTAACTATCTATCTATCTCTCTTAGATTCCCATTCTCAATTGTTTATGATTAGTAACAATTATTAGCTGTAGTAACTAGTTAGTAGTAACCACCTCTCTCATAACGAAGTAGAGCTTTGGTGTTCTCCGAGGAAGCAGTTTCCAAGGTACTGATATAGCTTCCTGTGGCAAATGAACCACCTCCTTACCTCTTATTCTAGCAAAATTTAGTGTTTAGAAGTACCTGAAAACTCGGAAAATTTAGTGTTTAGAAGTACCTGGAAACTCGGAAATTGTTTTTGTGGCAAGTGGAGACAACACCCAGGAGAAGGAAAGATGGAAACTATTGAACAACTATTGATATTATTACACTGATTAAAAAGCAGAAAAGAGGACATGAATGGCAACTGTTGGAGATGATGATCGTTTAGAAAGTCAACCTAAAAGGTATAAGAATAGATGAACAAGTACAGAAATGTTGTGTGCTTCAGGAACAACAATGGTACATAATaggaaactttaaaaaaaaaaaaagtagagttGAGAGGGAGATTTCAAAGATTGAAGGATAgagaatataaaattttacagtGACGAGGCCGATGTAGAGGATACTCGATCGTTGTGACGGCTTCGGACCACTCAACAGTTCCCCAAATCTCGCCAGTTTCCTTGCGCCTTTGTAAAGAGATCTCTGCACACCAAATCTCCCATTTCTTATTAGCAGGACAGTCCCAGAAGAGTAACATGTTGGGACCAGAGTTGCTCAGTTTGTGACCGGGAAATATACCGTCAAGGTCTAGGGATGGCAAACTCCAACCATAACTGACCACTTTGGAGGCACAAAGGGTGCCCCTTAGATCCTCCAAGCCCATAACTTGTCTCCACTTCGTCCCACCCGCGGACTCCAAATCACTTGCCTCACACCACAATATCCACCCACCGGTTACACAAGAGTAGATGACATTGTCTACCACATGCCAACCCTTTCTAAGTTCGTTGGTATCCGAGTTCCCTGTTTTCCATATGCCTTGACTCGGAATGTAAACCAGTCCATCACCTTTCTCATTCAAACCGAAAATCTTCTTTGTCTTCTCCTCCTCTATCACCGCGATTTCGTGCATCAAGGACGAAGAGGAGTTCAGATCATCTGGCGGAGGAGGCTTGTTCGACAAGGCATCCCAAGTCTGCGTCTTGGGATCGAAAACCTCTACTACCCAATTTGGTTTCTTGCAACCTCCAAAAACGTATATCTTCCCGTCCACCACGCCAGCTGCAGCAGAAGCTCGAGCGAACCCCATGGAGGGGAGATTAGTCCACGTATGAGATCGGCAATCCAGGAAAAAGACCCTGGACGACCGCTTCCTGCCAATCATCCCACCGATCACATAGATACCCCAACCATGGGCCACCACGGAAGATGCTTCAGGAGGCTGATACAAGTGTGGCCGGATCGGAACCAGCCGACTAGGATGATTTACGGCGGCTTTTGGGTAGAAGGCGAACCAGCGTGCGAACGGGTCTGAAGGGATgcttaaacataaataaatgcAGTGTTCGGTGCAACCCATTAGGGATCGGGCTTGGTATAACTCCGGGGAAAGCATTAAAGAGCGGTGCAGCTTGGAGACCAGGTATAAGGATCCGTGGTCCAATCTTGAGACAAAGGCCAAACAATTCATTACGATATCATCTGGCAACACAGATAACTTACATGCCTGCTGCGGACAGTAGTTCTTGTGTTTCTTCCTACAGTTCCTCTTCATCATGCTTTGTTTTGGTGTGTATCTACCCTCTTTCCCATAAACTGACatcatgtttatttattttttccaaGAGAAAGCACTTGCTCCAACTTGTATATAAAGGGTACTCTGAATACTAATTCTATCCGAACAAGGAACAAAActataatacttttttttttatgtttgtttcctttttatttctCAATAAGATTTACCCTATCAATAATTGAgattttttaactttttcttttatcCAACTTACGACCACCAGATCCGTTTTTGTTGTTTAATACTAGgcctatttatttttttttcctctgaACTGATGATATTCATTAAACATTAGAACACAAATTTTACTACAGATGCTGGCAGATTCATAGAATCCCCAGAAACAAAAACCCAAAGATAGGCAGTTAGAACCCACACCGGGGCAACTTTCGAATATAACACAAATGCGAAACGAAACCTAAGCTAGGAACCGCAGCTAAAACATAACCAACAAAAACTAGCTACACAAAGGTAAAGGACGATTCAGCACAACCAACATTCCCATGTAATAGATAGCAATGATCTGGATATATCTCAGCTGTCCTTAGCCTGCCGTACGATACCTTCTACTTCTAAAACCGAAGACACCTAATCTTCTAACCCCGGATCTATCGCTGCCGCCTACGGCCGGCCAAACGATACCATCCAACTAGAAATCTACTAGGCCTATTTAATACCGTACtccttttttcgtttttttttaataaagttttttACTTGCGACATTGTGGTCCCCGCATTAAAAGAGTTCAGAACATTGTGGTCCCTGCATTAAGACTTTACCTTTTTACAACAACTATTTGAAAGAGCGAACCGGACCAGTTAATAAGAAGGCCGatgagtttatttttattttttattttactatataaaaaCACGTTTTGTTATGCAACTAATTAAACACTAAcgttaatttgaaaatttgattaCTCCTTTAAAAAGTGCGGGATATTTACATtgcaaaaatttaattaaaaacaaatccatctatattaagaaataaatattaataaatattttgatgataaaattatattaaacttttttataatattataatatgtcaatctattattaaaaatgtattgaaaataagtaaaataattataataagaaGTAAAGTATTTTTAGTAAATTCTCGTTATTTTCACATTTTGTAGTAATTAGTTTattattgaaatttattttgtcttatataaattataaaaaaattaatcaatttaATATACATTCCGCCATTCcgcaaattttaatttttttctgcaGCTTAATTAGAGAGGACAAAACAATAGCCGATACCAAAACAGTACCGGATCGTTGCTGCGGGAACTTTGAGGATCTTCCACCCTTATGTTTTGGCTCTTTGGATAGGAATCTTTTTCAGGTCCCCTACCCCTCTCTATGAAGTCTTTTGGACCTGTCTCTATCCTTCGTTTGGAGATCGATGTGCTCTGCGTTTTGGACTGCAATCATCAACGCTACTCCTTCGCTTATGTTTTGGATTTTGGCTTATGTATTAGAGTTTCTTGTAAATCGTTTTTAGTTGTCTAGTAGTTTTCTCTTATGGCTCTGGAAAGATTTCGATCTTTGCCGGTTTATGGCTCCGGAAGAAAAATGTTTCTTGCCGGCTTAGGTGTGTTTCGACTGTATTTCACCTGTGATAATATAATCtttcagatgacaaaaaaaaaaaaaagagaggacaAAACAATACAAGTACTGTATAATATCTTTAATATGCTTTTTGTTCTGCTCGACATCTAAACAAGAGCACTAATGTACTTTCGAAACTTGGAATCCCTTGGTTTTCAGATACATATACAGGCTAGGCCATCATAACTTGGTCATAATATTTGGAGCAAGACTCATTTGCATTGTTTTGGCTTTTGCACTCACGATACCTGCGAACCCACCACATGAGCTTCATGCTTTTTCTTTCTTACACTGCAAAGTTATTAGCATTAtgtttctttttgaaacaaaattatcATGTAAAATACTTGATGATTTATTTAGTTGCAGAGATCATCTCTGTACTAACTAAAATTTTGCCTCTCTTTGTCTTCTGCACAAAACACAACACAGTGACCAAACAGTATTCTTTCTCTTCACTTTAATCAGATATCTCCACCTCAGGGGACTTGTCTTGTTGGTTCTCATGTACCAGAGGAGTATTTCCAGTGCTGAGTACTAACATAAACTTGTTAAGTAAAGAAGGGGGATATGTTGCCGTATAAACAGTTGGCTCGGAAACAAAGGATCTATATACATCACTGTGAAAAGTAAACTTTTTTGGCAGTAGGCCACAAAGAAGTACATGGTAAAAGAAGACATTAATACCACGAGTATGAAGCAACTAGTGATATTAAATAATAAGATGTGGAGCAAAGAAATAGTTGGTGAAATAAAACTCACTAGCTTCTTTACAAAGACAGATGTAACTGAGCAAGACAAGGAAAGTGGGATGGTACGTACCTTGTTTCATGCCATCGTCAAATGTCCATAATCATAAATGATTACTCTCACACGCTGAGTTTTAGTTTAACTAACACTATGTAACATGGAAAGAGAGGAAGAAACAGGGTGGTCCAAATCATCTGTAACGTTTTCATATTTGCTAGCTATGATAATTTCTTCAATATCATCTTACACATTATTACAGTACCAAGCAACATTGTACGAAGCAACATTGTACGAAGCTAATGTAGACTACGAATTGCAACACATAACAATGTTTTTCCAAAGATTTGTCAAAGCTAATATATACCACTATTGATATTACACTGattgagaaaaagaaaagaggacATGAATGGCAACGGGATTGTTGGAGATGATGATCGTTTAGAAAGTGAACCTGAAAGGTATAAGAATAGATGAACAAGTACACAAATGTTGTGCTTCAGGAACAACAACATAGTTTTCTAATCCATTACAAGTGTAGAGTGTTTTCTTTGTAAATAGGAGACAGTACATAATAGgagacttttttttaaaaaagagttAAGAGAGAGATTTCAAAGATTGAAGgatttagaatataaaattttacagtGATAAGGATACTGATCTAGAGGACGATCGATCCTTGTGACGGCTTCGGACCACTCAACAGTCCCCCAAATCTCGCCAGTTCCCTTGCGCCTTTGTAAAGAGATCTCTGCACACCTAATCTCCCATTTCCAGTCAGCAAGACAGTCCCAGAAGAGTAACATGTTGGGACCAGAGTTGCTCAGTTTGTGACCGGGAAGCATATCGTCGAGGTATTCCGATGGCGTAAAACCCCGACTATAGTTGACCACTCTGGAGGCACAAAGGGCGACCCTAAGATCCTCCAAGCCCATAACTTGTCTCCAGTTCATCTCACCCCCCGCGGACTCCTCCAATTCACTTGCCTCACACCACAACATCCACCCACCGGTTACACAAGAGTAGATGACATTGTCTATCACATGCCAACCCTTTCTAAGTTCGTTGGTATCCGAGTTCCCTGTTTTCCATATGCGTTGGCTCGGAGTGTAAAGCCAAACATTACCTTTCTCATTCAAACCGAaaatcttcttcgtcttctccaCCTCTATCACCGCGCTTTCGGGCATTAAGGAGGGAGAGTACAGATCATCTGGCTGCGTCTGCGGCTGCGGTTGCGGCTGTGTTGAAAGGGTACTCCATGTCTGCCTCTTTGGATCGAAAACCTCTACTACCCATTTGCGGGGATTTGGTTCCTTGACACCTCCAACAACGTATATTTTCCCGTCCACCACGCCCGCCGCAGCACAAGCTCGAGCTAACATCATGGAAGGGAGATTGGTCCACGTATGATATCGGCAATCCAGGAAAAAGACCCTGGACGACCGCTTCCCGCCAATCATCCCACCAATCACATATATACCCCAACCATGGGCCACCACGGAAGATGCTGCAGGAGGCTGATACAAGTGTGGCCGGATCGGTACCAGCGGACTAGGATGATTTACGGCTGCTGCTTTTGGGTAGAAGGCGTACCAGCGTACAAACGGGTCTGAAGCGTTTCTTAAACATAAATAGATGCAGTGTTCGGTGCGACCCATTAGGGATCGGGCTTGGTATAACTCCGGGGAAAGCATTAGAGAGCGGTGCAGCTTGGAGACCAGGTATAAGGATCCGTGGTCCAATCTTGGGACAAACGCCAAGCAATTCATTACGATTTCATCTGGTAATATAGATAACTTACAGGCCTGCTGCGGACAGTAGTatttcttcttctgtttcttccCACAATTCCTCCTCGTCGTGCTTTGATTTGCTTTGTATCTACTCTCTTTCCCGTAAACTGACAtcatgttctttttttcttttccaagaGAAAGTAGTTGTTCCAACTTGTATATAAAGGGTACTCTGGATCCGAATAAGGAacaaaactataatatatactttttttatgtttctttcctttttttctcaATAAGATTTAACCCTATcaataaggttttttttttcaaggagAAAGCGGAGATGGGCAAAAAGGCAAGCATGAATGTTTAAGATAGCTTGATTCCAAGAGATGTGAATCAGTGATTTACTTGTCCTTTGGGACCATGTCAAGCTTTGACAACGAGCAGCTGGGCTTGGAGATGTCAGGACATGATTCTGTATGGGTGGTTAACAGAAGGTACGTATCATTTCTCAGTTGCAATATCAAGTGGACTTTCTGATCTTTTTGAATACCACAGCCAAAGCTTCTCGGGGTTCAAATCCTGTAGCTTTCGTCAATCCTAAAGCACATGTCTACCCACGTCTTGCATTAGGGACGAAGTAAGGTTCTCCTCAAGGGGCCTTAGAActtgagaaatatatatatatatcttactaAACATGTTTGTTTTGAGCATTTGATAGATGACAGCAACATGGACGAGTGGGTACAACATAAAAATGCCTGTTGTGCAAAGTGACTTTCAAGTAGAAAGATCACCAGCTGAAATCGTTACCTTCAACAGAAACAATAGGtcctgtttttgttattttctttctttatccTTCAGTGTGACACGCAAGGCAGCAATCCTTGGCCTCTTCATCTGGATGCATCATGCATTGGGATAAGTTACTTTTTGTTCACTTTCAGTCACAACCAAGAGCGTGATTGGCCAGACACATGATCTTTCTATGGCGGTAAAGACTCTGGAGGATCATTACTGTATCTCTGTCTTGTCAATGTTCCTTGTCTCTAAATTTTTCTCTACCTTTTTTATTGCAGACCAATGTGTGAACAGTGACAAGGATCACTATTCAGGGACCTTCAAAGAAACCGTTCACGTTGTTGCAGGAAGTCACTTGTCTCTTTTTAGCAATCTGACTCCCCAAATGGAGCTTAGTCAGAGACTATGACTATTGGTttgtcaagtttttttttttttttgaactgaggCTTGGTTTGGTTTGTGAAGTTGACTGCTTCAGATCACTCATTGCTTCTCTTTGAGTGCTAGAGGAGCAGCAACGGCCAAGTGGATGACTCCTTCAACGTCTCTAGAGATGTTTTGGCTTGCACTCATGATAATTGATAGCTGCGTCCCCACCACATCAGCTTCATGAtcgatctttctttcttaaAACTAGTAGCTTTTTGAGGATTTTTAAACATGTTTTACTCAGTGTTCTTGGACAAAatttcttgatttatttaacTGCAGAGATCATTTCTGTACTAATAATTTGCCTCTCTTTGTCTGCACAAACACAACAAAGTGACCAAACATTCAATCAGATATCTCTACTTCAGGGGACTTGTCTTATTGGTTCTCATGTGAAATCATTGATGCGAGATCTTCAACTTTCAGTGGAGAATGTATGGCCATATATTGAAACATGATCTACTGTATGGATCATAAGTGCTCAGTGAAGTTCTTGATTGTGGTGAGGATCAGCATGTTACATGGTGAAGATAAGTTAAAGGAAGTCATACCTTTACTTACCAACACAACCATTGAAATCAGTATTGGTAGATTTGTTGAGGTAAAGCCCTGAAGAAACATTAGGTCCATTGTCTAATCTATGCACTTCAAAATTTGTTTGACCGCCTTAATGGCACCTAAAAGAACACTTTAACTATAATTAGTTTAAAGCTAAATAGGTTACTGTTATGTACTCCAAGTATACATAGTAAATGCCTTTGTAGCTACTTGGTTGATGGATTCTGAAGAGTTGGTTAATTGCACCTTGTCTATATTAGGTTTTTTTTGGAGGGAGATATACACATTACTTGACCGCATGAAACAAAGGAGTAGTTACCTGTTTACACTGTCATTAAAATTACTAAGTGATATTACCAACTAACTGATGAAGTTGTTACCAATTTACATACTTCTCTTAATCAGTCTACATACTTCTCTTAAACAGTCTCCTTAGCATTATAAAAGTCATCAAATGTAGTATGCACTACATTGCAAGTTCACCATAACGTGTGTAACACTAAACATATCAAGAACAAGGtactttgttaaaaaaaacagatgTAAGATATCAGATATTTTATCCtatattatagaaaatgtaACTGAAAAAGATCACActagaaatttataaaataatctaaCTTCAGGTATTGTTTAAAAGGCAGTTTCATCAAATTGACTCTATTCAAAAATACTAACCAATTTTATCATGAACAACTAATAATCATTGATTTTAGTTAATCATTCATTACAAATTCACAATTTTCTTTGTACTTTTAGTTTctacaaatataataaataattaaagaaaatgataaaataacattAGAGATAAACATGAGAAATCAACTGCACAGGAAAAGTGCAATGAAAAACTAAATTATCTTCTTAgtaatagacaaaaaaaaacaattaagacAAAATTTTACATATCCTTACTCTATCTAGTTAGACATCTTCACAAGTTTTTTGTGTCTCAAAAGCAAAACACTTTCTTATTCTAAGAAGAATAATCTTCTTTGCGTAGTTGAGTACCATACATTCCGAATCAAAATAGTTGAGTACACTCTTGAGCATCTTCACCATAGTGTTccaattttttgttttcaacaAAGATAGATCCTCTATCACTCATTTATTGGATTAAGGTGTCGATA
It encodes:
- the LOC103834891 gene encoding F-box/kelch-repeat protein At4g39560: MMSVYGKEGRYTPKQSMMKRNCRKKHKNYCPQQACKLSVLPDDIVMNCLAFVSRLDHGSLYLVSKLHRSLMLSPELYQARSLMGCTEHCIYLCLSIPSDPFARWFAFYPKAAVNHPSRLVPIRPHLYQPPEASSVVAHGWGIYVIGGMIGRKRSSRVFFLDCRSHTWTNLPSMGFARASAAAGVVDGKIYVFGGCKKPNWVVEVFDPKTQTWDALSNKPPPPDDLNSSSSLMHEIAVIEEEKTKKIFGLNEKGDGLVYIPSQGIWKTGNSDTNELRKGWHVVDNVIYSCVTGGWILWCEASDLESAGGTKWRQVMGLEDLRGTLCASKVVSYGWSLPSLDLDEISLQRRKETGEIWGTVEWSEAVTTIEYPLHRPRHCKILYSLSFNL
- the LOC108869328 gene encoding F-box/kelch-repeat protein At4g39560-like, with amino-acid sequence MNCLAFVPRLDHGSLYLVSKLHRSLMLSPELYQARSLMGRTEHCIYLCLRNASDPFVRWYAFYPKAAAVNHPSPLVPIRPHLYQPPAASSVVAHGWGIYVIGGMIGGKRSSRVFFLDCRYHTWTNLPSMMLARACAAAGVVDGKIYVVGGVKEPNPRKWVVEVFDPKRQTWSTLSTQPQPQPQTQPDDLYSPSLMPESAVIEVEKTKKIFGLNEKGNVWLYTPSQRIWKTGNSDTNELRKGWHVIDNVIYSCVTGGWMLWCEASELEESAGGEMNWRQVMGLEDLRVALCASRVVNYSRGFTPSEYLDDMLPGHKLSNSGPNMLLFWDCLADWKWEIRCAEISLQRRKGTGEIWGTVEWSEAVTRIDRPLDQYPYHCKILYSKSFNL